The Arachis hypogaea cultivar Tifrunner chromosome 16, arahy.Tifrunner.gnm2.J5K5, whole genome shotgun sequence genome contains a region encoding:
- the LOC112755582 gene encoding transcription initiation factor IIB, translated as MSDAFCSDCKRQTEVVFDHSAGDTVCSECGLVLESHSIDETSEWRTFANESGDNDPVRVGGPTNPLLADGGLSTVIAKPNGASGELFSSSLGRWQNRGSNPDRGLILAFKTIATMSDRLGLVATIKDRANEIYKRVEDQKSSRGRNQDALLAACLYIACRQEDKPRTVKEICSVANGASKKEIGRAKEYIVKQLGLEKGQSVEMGTIHAGDFMRRFCSNLGMNNQAVKAAQEAVQRSEEFDIRRSPISIAAAVIYIITQLSDDKKALKEISLATGVAEGTIRNSYKDLYPHVSKIIPNWYAKEEDLKNLCSP; from the exons ATGTCTGATGCGTTTTGCTCCGACTGCAAGCGGCAGACGGAGGTGGTTTTCGACCACTCCGCCGGCGACACCGTCTGCTCCGAGTGCGGTCTCGTTCTCGAGTCCCACTCCATTGACGAGACCTCGGAGTGGAGGACCTTTGCTAACGAGTCCGGGGATAACGATCCGGTTCGTGTCGGCGGGCCCACTAACCCGCTCCTTGCCGACGGTGGCCTTAGCACTGTCATCGCCAAGCCCAACGGCGCCAGCGGCGAGTTGTTCTCGTCTTCCCTTGGCCGCTGGCAGAACCGTGGCTCTAATCCTGATCGCGGTCTCATCCTCGCTTTCAAGACAATCGCCACTATGTCCGATAG GTTGGGACTCGTCGCAACCATCAAG GATCGAGCTAATGAGATATACAAGCGGGTTGAAGATCAGAAGTCTAGTAGAGGAAGAAATCAGGATGCATTATTGGCTGCTTGCCTCTACATTGCTTGTAGACAGGAGGACAAGCCACGCACTGTAAAGG AAATTTGCTCTGTTGCCAATGGAGCGTCAAAGAAGGAAATTGGCCGAGCAAAAGAATACATAGTGAAACAACTGGGTTTGGAGAAAGGTCAATCTGTGGAGATGGGAACAATACATGCTGGTGACTTTatg AGGCGATTTTGTTCTAATCTTGGTATGAATAATCAAGCTGTCAAAGCTGCTCAAGAAGCTGTTCAGAGATCAGAAGAGTTTGATATACG GCGGAGTCCCATATCAATTGCTGCAGCAGTGATATACATCATAACTCAGCTGTCAGATGATAAAAAAGCTCTCAAAG AAATATCATTAGCCACAGGAGTTGCAGAAGGAACCATTAGGAACTCGTACAAGGATCTTTACCCTCATGTTTCAAAAATAATACCAAACTGGTATGCAAAGGAGGAAGATTTGAAGAACCTTTGCAGCCCTTGA
- the LOC112756567 gene encoding protein FAR1-RELATED SEQUENCE 5-like, whose protein sequence is MLGGSGECVCFSVSWQVEAVRMLESCWIVDEVVIMASSSKFWKDAYMWNEPLADYWMEGNAVGCTLSRCEGYVVRTNILCGDYDVMSLMRRRNARLDTMFDTRVEEDAELSDWEGRGASMLPGFLGLDGLRAEDVLEMEFSSPQEAGGFYNNYSRLKGFASRRGKTVRNTAGEIVRYTFVCNRQGFREKKWLEKVDRKREHKVVTRCGCMAEMRIKRKDGSGRWYVSRFVEEHNHELAYGKLIDYLLSHRKISEVEVAQLTSMREIGISIPKIYESFAAQLGGFNLVTFTKQDMYNEIRKQRGLQGGDVSAAIRYLEGLARMDGKMFWRYKLGTGQHLCNLFWSDGRCQEDYGIFGDVLAFDATYGRNKYNLPVVVFSGVNHHNQTCVFGTAMVSCESQESYIWVLRQFLECMQGKAPQSVITDGDPAMRIAIQSVFPDAHHRLCAWHLLRNATANISDSRFTQMFRHCMLADMEIDEFEAHWEAMLNECGVREVEWVKDLYTKKHAWATAYIRGRFFAGVRTTSRCESLHAKLGRFVESRYGVLEFVRNFQRCVDFLRDTEDELDFHSWYGTPVL, encoded by the exons ATGTTAGGAGGTAGTGGTGAATGTGTTTGCTTCTCTGTGTC TTGGCAAGTGGAGGCTGTGAGGATGTTGGAATCATGTTGGATAGTAGATGAGGTG GTAATAATGGCATCAAGTAGCAAGTTTTGGAAGGATGCGTATATGTGGAATGAGCCTCTTGCGGATTACTGGATGGAGGGCAATGCTG TTGGTTGTACTCTTAGCAGGTGTGAGGGTTATGTTGTGAGAACTAATATTCTATGTGGTGACTATGATGTGATGAGTCTGATGCGTAGAAGAAATGCTAGATTG GACACAATGTTTGATACGAGAGTGGAGGAAGATGCTGAGTTATCCGATTGGGAAGGAAGGGGGGCTTCAATGTTGCCCGGCttcttgggtttggatgggtTGCGAGCAGAAGATGTTCTTGAAATGGAGTTCTCTTCACCTCAGGAGGCAGGCGGCTTCTATAACAATTACAGCCGACTGAAGGGCTTTGCATCACGGCGAGGCAAGACTGTTAGAAACACTGCCGGAGAGATCGTGCGGTACACTTTTGTTTGTAATAGGCAAGGATTTCGAGAGAAGAAATGGTTGGAAAAGGTTGATCGCAAAAGGGAGCATAAGGTAGTTACCCGATGCGGATGCATGGCGGAGATGAGGATAAAGAGGAAAGACGGTAGTGGGAGGTGGTATGTCTCGCGTTTTGTCGAGGAGCATAACCACGAACTTGCGTATGGGAAGCTTATTGATTATCTGCTGTCACACAGGAAGATATCTGAGGTAGAAGTTGCTCAGCTAACAAGCATGAGGGAGATTGGGATTAGCATACCTAAGATTTATGAGTCTTTCGCAGCACAACTAGGGGGTTTTAATCTGGTAACATTCACAAAGCAAGATATGTATAATGAGATACGGAAACAAAGAGGTCTGCAAGGCGGAGATGTAAGTGCGGCTATTAGGTACTTGGAAGGTCTGGCACGCATGGATGGGAAAATGTTTTGGCGTTACAAGTTGGGGACAGGGCAACACCTATGCAACTTGTTTTGGAGCGACGGTCGTTGCCAGGAAGATTATGGGATTTTCGGCGATGTGCTAGCATTCGACGCTACGTATGGCCGCAACAAGTACAACCTACCCGTTGTAGTCTTTTCTGGAGTAAACCACCACAACCAGACATGCGTATTTGGAACAGCAATGGTCTCCTGCGAATCACAGGAGTCATATATTTGGGTTCTTCGCCAGTTTCTGGAATGCATGCAAGGTAAGGCACCACAATCGGTCATCACGGATGGCGACCCAGCCATGCGGATAGCAATCCAGTCTGTATTTCCTGATGCACATCATCGGTTGTGTGCCTGGCATCTGCTGAGGAACGCGACTGCTAACATAAGCGACTCGAGATTCACACAAATGTTTAGACACTGCATGTTGGCAGATATGGAAATCGATGAGTTCGAAGCGCATTGGGAGGCAATGCTCAACGAGTGCGGTGTTAGGGAGGTTGAGTGGGTTAAGGACTTGTACACCAAAAAGCACGCTTGGGCCACCGCATACATCCGCGGTAGATTTTTTGCTGGAGTACGGACTACCTCTAGGTGCGAGTCACTACATGCCAAACTAGGGAGGTTTGTCGAGAGCAGGTACGGGGTGTTAGAATTTGTCAGAAATTTTCAAAGGTGTGTGGATTTTCTGCGTGACACCGAGGACGAGCTAGACTTTCATTCATGGTACGGAACACCTGTGCTATAA
- the LOC112758106 gene encoding DET1- and DDB1-associated protein 1 isoform X1: MDSVLGNWPSYDPHNFSQLRTSDPSRSSKMAPATYHSIHNRDVPPADQVINTEHKNILLREIYRRAEEKIDLIALPSPSQLTPKRAASDNLIPEHGSKQPRVST, translated from the exons ATGGATTCTGTCCTTGGTAATTGGCCATCTTATGATCCTCACAACTTTAGCCAGCTTCGAACTTCAGATCCTTCTAGATCTTCT AAAATGGCACCGGCCACTTACCATTCTATTCACAACAGGGACGTACCACCAGCCGATCAAG TGATAAATACCGAACACAAAAATATCCTTCTAAGAGAAATCTACCGGCGTGCAGAGGAGAAG ATTGATCTAATAGCCTTACCATCACCATCGCAGTTGACACCCAAAAGAGCCGCATCCGATAACCTCATACCGGAGCATGGATCCAAACAACCAAGGGTTTcaacttga
- the LOC112758106 gene encoding DET1- and DDB1-associated protein 1 isoform X2: protein MDSVLGNWPSYDPHNFSQLRTSDPSRSSKMAPATYHSIHNRDVPPADQVINTEHKNILLREIYRRAEEKLTPKRAASDNLIPEHGSKQPRVST from the exons ATGGATTCTGTCCTTGGTAATTGGCCATCTTATGATCCTCACAACTTTAGCCAGCTTCGAACTTCAGATCCTTCTAGATCTTCT AAAATGGCACCGGCCACTTACCATTCTATTCACAACAGGGACGTACCACCAGCCGATCAAG TGATAAATACCGAACACAAAAATATCCTTCTAAGAGAAATCTACCGGCGTGCAGAGGAGAAG TTGACACCCAAAAGAGCCGCATCCGATAACCTCATACCGGAGCATGGATCCAAACAACCAAGGGTTTcaacttga